CGTTTTCGAGTGTTCCTCTTACGTTTTGGAAACTCTTCTTTCTGGGACTCGAGGCCTTTACCTTCTGTAGCCTTCACTGTTCTCCCTTTACCATATTCACTATCCTCAGATTCTTCAACATCAAATTTGCGCCTTTTCCTACTTGAATTTGTCTGGcattgaaaaatgtttcaaaattagATTATCCCCTCCCTATTAGAAACTATGGCAGCCAACAGTAGTAGTTAACCCAATACAACTTTCTTTTTAGAAAGGCAACGGAACAAAACACAAACAATTATTTTTTCCAAATATAAGATCATAAAAATTTCCCtgatttataaattataatccTAATTAGACACCCACTGTATTGTATAAGCCAATATAAATTCCCAAAGCAGGCTGATTTTCACGCGAAATGTGTCAAGAATCTTACAATATCTTCGAGGTATCTTATACTTGTTATTATTGCTATTTTTGGTAACGGGGAACCAGAGTATTGCTTACGTTGCTTGCTCCTTATTAATCTCATGAAATGACAATCTGATCTTACACTATATCAAGATTAAATGCTAAAAAGTGTGAATTAGAATGATACTAGGAAGCCAACTTACGACAACTAGAATTTCCAATTCATTTCAAAGATATAGTTTCACAAACTTAATATCaacatttttgttttgaatacAATTTGAACATAATGTTAGCACTTACAAATTTCTTTGAGGTCTCGTAGGTATTCAAAAAGTTATTCCTTTTGGATATCTGTGAACCACCTAAATCACAATTGATCGACCTCCAATGTGAaagtaaaataaagaaaaaaaattagcaaaaaCATCCTTGAAGTCTTTTGGTAACTTGGACTTACAAAGTTGAGTCTATAATTGCTACATAGATTTACATGTTTCAGACCACTAAGCTAATCTCACATAAACCATCCCCCTGTTTATGGACTCAACTTTTAGACTCTTAGCATACTAACTTTCACAATTTTCTCAACATATGAAACAATTTTGCTGATGAGTGAAATTATTGGTGACAGGGAAGGAAAAGGTCTCAGCCTGAGAGgaatttccttttccttttctgaAGTCCACACCTGCCCCAGGGCCCAATATTTGGAGATATCAAAAGTTTTCCTTATAAAGCTCACCAGTTCCACATGCAACCTTTGACCGCAAGCCTTGGCTAATAGGGCCACACATTAAGGCCAAAGGCTTCCTGCCTATGAAGAATTACAAAAGCGAATAGCCAAATAGCAACTAAATCAAGGAATGCTGGACTAAATTATGAAACGAAGAGTAAAGGTACGACTGTGAACTACCAGAAGAACTTGTCCCATGAGGATCATATCCTCTGCAAGTGCAAGTTTGTATGATCTGCATGGAGTTATAGCTTTTTAGGGGTTTAGCTTTCAATTAGTCTGCCATAGGGACAGAATGATATGACTGGGAAGTTCCTCTTCCATCTTTAGAGGATATATCTTTAGAGCCAGAAACCAAAACTCCCTTGTTCGAAGAAACGTCCATATCTGACGTTGCTGATACTGACAAGCTAAAAAATGGGACCCGGTTGAGACTTTGGCTTGTGATTGGGATGAGAGGATGGAGCTAACAACCAAACACATTCCCAATTTCCTCTTAAAGAGTCTAAGTTCAAATCAAATTACTCTACTAACAATTGTGACTAGGCGAGTATAATGAAGAGGAAATGTtgcatttaaattcaaattctctcttaattatatgAGTTAAAGAACTTGGAATAAAATGACCCTGCATACCACTAGAATTTGTCTCCTTAAATGAATGAGGGAGAACGAGGGCTATTAACCAATTGCTTATCCTTGTGAAGAATCGAATCCCATTAATGTCCTTGGTGTTCTCCTCCGCTCcgcaattatatatatattttggaaaagaaacaatttcatttgattgaataaaatatccaaAGACATCCAACGACGCAAAAGGGCACATCCAAGGGGAATACAAAAGATGCTTTCAATAAGCTACATAATCCAGAACTTGAAAGGAGAGAGGTCCTATTTCTGATTGTCCACAATCAGAAGGGGAAAGTGTTCTGAAGTTGGTCTTCCCAGCCGTTTCATGGTAACGTCCACATACTTCGAATTGATGGAAACAGAATATAAGAAGCGATCAATTCTAGTTTGTGATGGAAGTGCTTTTATGATAGTCCACGAATATCTACCAATAGTGAGAGGTAAATCAAGAAGCTCCCATTGTTCATTGAAGGAAATAAAAGCCACAGAATCTCTAGTGGGTCAGCAACTGTTGGCACTTCCAAGCAGCCAACGTAAAAGAATAAAGTCCCCATCAAGCAGCCAATAAATAACAAGATGGAGGAGGTCGTGAAGATCTTATCTATAGGAAGACGTCGCATAAAAAGCTGCAATCCAAATGATCGATTTGGTAGGTCAGATGTGACAAGGGGAGCTTCTAGAGGAGGTTTGTTGGATGACTGGGGGTAAAGGGGTGGATGCCATGGAGGAGGCCAAAGCACAAGAGGGTCCTACCGAGGAAGAGACTTTATCAGTTAAGGTACAATGAGGACTTACTGGTTGGAGAAAAGTCAGGAGGTAGGTTCGTTGTATGGGGGATGCTGACAGGTTGTTCTGACCGTTGCACTTATCTAGAGTACGATTTTTGCATTTCTCAAGTAGCTACAGTCACTTTGGGAGGGCTTCCTTTTTGTCAAAATTGCCCACCAGTTTTTTTCCGGAATCCATTGCCCACCAGTTTTTTTCCGGGAAACCATGGATTCCGGCAACAATACCAATGTGGTAGTCTCCATTGAAAAAAGGATCTATCCATACAAAACAACCCATGACAAGTGGAGAAGGGAGATCAACCTAGCTGGAAGGAAACCCATGTGATTATTTCTAATTTGCAGGTGATTTTCACAATGTCCATTCGAAAAAGAGTTTTCCTAGCCATTTCCAATAAGCCTCCACAGGCATCTCCAATGAAATGGAAGGTTTCCATATCCCATTTGTCTATTGGGAGACCACGAACTTTGATCCATCCCCCATATGAAGGAAAAATTTGGTCAATGTGTACTTCATGGCTCCAAGGAGAGTAGAGAAGCTGGAAAGAGCCAATATTCTGCGAACCTTAGTAATTTCCCAGAAGTAATGCTTGTTCAGAGTCTTCACAATGCATTATGGCCTTGTTGGGTTGAAAGGGAGCAAAGGAACAGTAAGCCGAAACCTCAACTTGTAGAGCTCTAAGGATTTTGTACCACTTATCATGAAAGTTCTGTCTTCGAATCATGATGCTACTTGAATCCAATGGAACCAAGGTAGGAGTGGGATCAAAGGTTGTTGGGCTCTCCCATAAAAGAGTGTTGTTTGGAGTCTTTATTATATCTTTACCGTGaggtttaatttctttttttggaaTAGAAACTTGGGATGCATTCTAATCATGTAGGGCATTTAGATTTAATGAGGTAGTTGAGGGAATAACTTCAGACTCAACATTCAACGAAAACCCTTACTCCTCCATAACTTCTGCCAACCTTACTGAAAAGTCAACAAAAGAAAGATCATTGTCGACAATACTGGGTGGATCCAGAGATGAAATGTTACCGAATCTGAGATCAAAATTACTAATCTTCTCTTCTTTGATTTGAATGAAGGCAGGAACAAATCCACGAAGGTCTTTTTATCACTTGAGTAACAGCTTTTGAACAATCCAGAAGATTCAAAGTTAGATAGGAGAAACTAACCAGGCCCGAAGTGTTTTCCAATAGCCTCAGACACACTTCTTCTCCAGAAGGTTAACGCtaaatttgatatcgagatccAACCTCCATATCCAACAATTAATTCAGGTTATGAGTGTTTACTTCTTGACCTATTCTCAATCTTCAAACGATAATCACCAACAGTCAATAACTTTCTATTTTCCATTAAAACCCAAAACAACTCATCtctcaaattctcatcaaagcCTTATCAGCCATGAAGGGATCTAAATTAATGCGGGCCCAAAAATAAGTTTCCAAAGATGCACGAATATCACCCCAAGAATTGTGCGCACACAACCAGACTACGAAAATCTCATTAAAGTTGACTTCTACCACCTCAGATTCTTTTCTAACCCACTGCTGTTTTGAGGAATCATGTGATGTCCTTTTACTACCTCCACAAAACTTCTGGAATATGTCCCATTAAAATCTAACAATTGGGAGCACTGACCTGACTCAATGACTTGCTCAACTTTTCCATTCCCGCGCTGCTTATGAAGGTCCAAAACTGGCTGATTTGAAACAAGCAAATCCGATTGCTCCTGTTCCTcaaattataacaaaaagtCTCTTACCATTTCCTAAAAAATAAGCCAACCGCGTTCCTGAATGCCAGTAGGGATCCTTAACACCCTTCTTCCACCAGAGGGCCAAACAATACACTCTGAAATCTACCCTGATTGGGATCTAAACCTTGTCACTCAAAGAGTTCCTGAACGATCTCAACTTTGCTTGAAAAATCCTGAATAAACTGGCAAATGTAACATTACCACCCAGTAGCTTTTGAACCAATGAAGATGGGAGATTGAAAAAGGAATTTTCTGTTTGAACTCCGCATCTTCAACTAAGATCAAATCACCATTTCTCcaaatgcaaaagaaaatgccACAAATACAACAACTTTTCACTTCCATCTTTGGCTTGAAACCAGCTCGAAGGATGAGGGAAAATGACAGAAACTAGATCTGAGCAAAAACAAACATCAAACACAACGGAAGATTGAGGAAGGAGGCTTAACAAAGATCAAAAGCCTAAATGAAATGCTACAGAGAAGGCTTGCAATGGATGAAGACTGAGACTGAGCAGAGACGAGAGAGCATCCATTCTCTTGGATTGATTTTGCTAATGTTTTCAGCAAAATCGATATTTTTCTATGGGGCAGTTAGTATTTGAGGGTGGCATGCCAAATAGGAATCTTTgtaatcatttaatttaatcaatgtaTCTTATAAGAGttgtttttttcccctaaaaaaAAGTAAGTCAAACATTCCTGCCAAGGTTCTTGAAGTTAAGACATGTAGCTAATTTTGATAGTTCTGTCACCATATCATTTTATTCCAATTCATAATACTAGaggatttaaaattttcttactGGAACACTGTTACAGACAACTAGCAATGGCTCAAAGACAAATCATGGGCATACCTTTGGACCACGGTCCACCAGTCGGGCCCACTCATGTCGATTTCTTAGACAATCAAGAACAGCTTGTGAATGACTTGAATAAGCATAGCGCTCTCCATTGTGCTTCCTCAAGTTATGCCAGTGCTgcaaagaaaagaagcaaagtaagcaattgcatgtaaaagaaaaaagaaaagaaaaaattaatcttCTATGATATACCAAACAGAGAAGCAAACAaggatgtatatatataaacattcaaataaataaataaatgaaaactgcATATCGGAAGAAACCATACAGGCAATACAGCATTACATAGTTCTTCATAAGTCATACGCCTTCCTTTGCTCATAATCTCATTGATCAAGCCTACATAGAAAGATAAAATGTtccaaattataaaattaattaattttatggaagtagaagaaaattttcacgCATACAGTTCAGTTCACATGCATACCAGGTAAGGTGTGATGAACAGGACCTTCTCCAACAGCGCCTGTGTCATCATCAGATGTGTTCCTTGGTGAATTACGTATAGATgaattgttatgatcatttgCCTCCATTGATGAAGATGGGCCACTACTTGTGGTATTTCTGGCGTAGGCTGAAAGAAGACCTTTTTTAAGAGCATTCAGTCTTGCTTGAGATCCATTCTCTTCCCTCTTAGATGCTTCTGCAGAATTACTTGTCTCCTGCCTTCTCTGATCAGGGGAAGAAAGAACTTCATCGGCTCTTTTAACATCGTCATCAGGCTCACAGGCACTGCGAAATGTATCTCTCAAGGCATCTTTGTTCTTCATTCTAGAAGCCTATAAATTATATGAccacaaatattttaaagataacTCTTAGAACCAACAAATCGCCATATCTAAAAACAAAGCAAATTGATACACATCGTATTAATAAGAGGGAGATATATGCAAGATATTACCGAAGCATGATCTCTTCCcctagaagaagaagaacgcTTTATTAGCATGCTTGTTGTATTTGGAGAACCCAACTGTGGTGAGCTGCCTGGCTGACGCAATCGCGGAACACGAGGCACTCTAGGTGAGCTATTGAGCTCTTGATGCAAAAGGAAGGCAAGCTGCCAGAAACTGAAGTAATTAGATTATATACACGTAAAGTCATATCAAAAGCCCATCACCAGAATACAATAAGAAAAaactgaaatttttttaaaaacctcTTCATCACTCAGAATAGCAGATGGATTTGTAGTTGCTGGAGGGCACATGGCTGTTGCATGGCGCTGATTGACCTTAGATGGAGGATGAAAGTTCGTCTGGTTAGGCTTGTCACCTCTTTGTGGCAAACATGAGCCTGATATCTTGTTTTGTGCAGTTAAACCCTTATGATTGAGATGGGACTCAACAGGCTCGCTGTAGCCTGAACTATCTGATGGATTATGTACCACAGATGTTTTAAGCGTTGAGAGCACAACAGAATCTTTTAAGTGCAACGTGGTTCTTTTTGAAATAGGATCTTGCAAGTCCCTGACAGAGTATAATGAATTTGGAGCGGCACTTGATTGTTCTTTAACTCTTCTCCTAGGCATTTTATCCCTATCTTCTTCTCTGTCAACATCATTTGAAGAACATTCTTTCCTACTGCTACCACAACTTCCAGACACTGCCTCATGTTTGGCAGCAGTACCTTCTAGGTTTTCAGGATCTGCAGGTGTTAAATCATTGGATATTGATGGTTTAGAAATGATTACACTTGACGATGCAGGGGAAGATATTCCAACACACAGTGTCGTTTTGTGTTGACTAGGTAATacatgttggtttaaaaccatTCCACCTGATTTTGATGGCTTTTCAACACCAACTTCAGAGCCATTTTGGGATTTCAAAGAAGTAATATGCACTGTTGTGCTGCCTTCTGGCCAATCCATTTCCTGTTTAAACTCACATCGATTACTACATAGTTCATCAGCCTTTTCAAGACAATAACTGCTAGCAGCTTCAGAGCTTCTGTTGAATTCTTCTGCCTTGTGGCCATCCAATTGTGAACCGCATACTGCACCACCAGTATTCACTTTAAAACTCTCATGCATACAATCATTACATTGTTGCAGCTCTACAGCATCAGCATTTGACGAAGCCTGGATACTCAAGGCTTCTCCAGATACATCATGTTGCTTATCTATTTTCAATTTGACATCTGACTTCAATGAATCAATTGAATTGCCACAATTAACATCTCGACGAATCTGATCATCCTTGATTTCAAGTGCAGTGCTAGGTAAACTCTCAACAGAAGGCTTCACGATACTCTTAGAAAATCCTTCAACACCACCGTCTGAATAGTCAAGAGCTGTACCACCCTGAAGTTGAATAAGTATGATAGGGAATTACCAAACAATGAAGAGTAGAACAGAAAAACATGACCACCATCACCCCcccacaaaagaaaaaaacttccTCAAAAGAAGTAATAGTAAAAAGAAATAGCTACACAATATAAATAGCTTAATACGcattaaattcttattcaatTGACCATTATTTTCAGAGATTTTTAGGGTGCATTTGGCTTGCAACAAAACATGTTCTCTGACGGAGGACGTGTTGTTTCACTCACACTGTTTGGGCAAGGAAGACCTGTGAGCTACATTTTTCCTGTCTAATAGAACATTTGGCCTGGGAAGTATTAGGAGAATTTTTAGAGAAGTTAAAGAGACTTTGGGGGAGGTGTTGGCTTTAGATAAATTTAAAGTCTCTCTTTGGGTTTCTGCGACCAAAGAGTTCCATAATTATCCATTCTCTTATTTTCAAGTTTACAACAATCCTTTTTTGCAATTGATAAAGCTGTTTTTAAGGGTTTATGGAAGACAAACAGCCTTAAGAGAATCAATATTCTCAATTGGGCTATGATTCTCAGAATATTAAATTGCTCTTCTACTCTCCAAAGGAAGCTTCCAACTCACTACTCGTCTCCTTCCATTTGCCCCCTTTGTATGGCAGCAAGTGAAGATCTCCAACACTTGTTTTCCTAATGTAGGTTTTCAAGGGACACGGAATTGCTCTCCATTTTTCATCTATAATGGGTTTCTGGAGATTTTTTCAAGACCAATGTTTTGCAAATCTAAGTTGGACCTTCATTGAAGCCATCACAATTACTCCAGCCAAATGCAGTTAAAGCTCTACTTACTGAATTTTGGATTGAAAGATATCAAAGGGTCTTCCATGATATATCTCTTTAGTGGTTTGATCGTTTTGAAATTGCAAGGACCAACACCTCTCCCCAGTGTTCTCTTCCCAAATTTTATGCTAATTTTTCTATTCAAGATCTATGTTTGAATTGGAGTACTTTCATTTTCTCAGTTTAATCTTTTCTCTAGTGTTGGGATGTCTTGATGtagtattgtttaaatttgttgTCTTAAACTTTTCGTTTCATTCTCGTTGTATTTTGAGCAACAGACTCTTTTCATCATATCAATAAaaagttttgttttctttcccccCAAAAAAGGGGAGCCCCTTTCCACaacttatttcaattttttcgaGTTAATTACCCAAGTATACCGCTCTTTTTATTTTAGGCTTTCTCATTCTTAAACCActcctttattttttactttctttcttAAACCAATCCTTTTAATTTACGCTCTCTCTTTCTTGTCAGCCTTTCAGTAATTTTCATGAAGTTTGGTTTCTCTTTTTTCACAAACCCAACACATTCTTGAAGAGTCGAGAACTTTTTAATTaccttcttaattcctccccttatttatcaaaataaaaaaccatgATTGGTAAATCTATAACATATAGAAGGGGGAGGGGAAAAGACTAACCCCATCCCCAGGATATTTTTTCCCCCTTATAAGATACGGATAATATATTGACAATAGGAAGATCATACAAAAGGGGAGATGAGATATCCCAAGGACAAAGAGCTACAAAAGAAGACTCCCAATTAGTTATGATATGTACTATCATAATGACTAATTGACTGATTTCATATCAATGAATTGTTTCTTTTACCAAAAAGAATTAGAAATATAACACCAAATGGAGGCAAAGAGTTCAACGGAATTCCCAGGATCATGACTAGAGATTTTCCGAAAAGCTCTCCATGTCCGAGTGCAATCTGAGGGTACACAATACCCACCAAATCCTTAGTGTTATAAACACGGAAGTACTAAGATACTACAAATTCTTAGGCATTAGAAAGCCATTCAAGAGCAAGAAAAGAATTGGCTCTATATACCCTACACCTCTACGAGATCTCCTTGATACAATAATAAAATCTCCTATATAACACTTAACAGATAGTTGCAATCATGAAGACACATGAGCCCCTAATgctatgcttccaacataaaacCAATAAATGCAATGCAATACAAATACTTATGCAAAAGACTGGCATACCTGCTTCATGACAACATTTCCAACATCATTTTTAGCATAGAGAGGTGGTGTATCACCCTCAATTTTGATGGACTTCTCAACTGTTGAATCAACTTGCATTCCGTTGTCTTCCTTCGGTGCAACTGTACTGACactattgtttttaaatatttcgGAAGAAACGGTATCAGAAGAGAGCTCAAAACTATATTTAGGTTTGTCGACATTTTTATTGGCTACATCATATGCATCTGATGAAGATTCTCGAACTGCCAAATCCCTTGAACTCTTGTTCCTAGGATTTTCACCATCACCTCTGAAGTGCTTCAGATCTCTGCCTGCCGATTGTTTTTCACCATTCATCGATGTAAACACTAGTCATAACAAcagagaaagaaaacaaaatgatGCCTGATGTAAGACATTTCCTTCATAATAATTTAAGATATCAATTAAGAAAGTATGAAGATGACGTACCTATTTTAGCATGATCAATTCTTTTTTTCATGTTTGTCACCTTATCAGAGGGTGTAGACTTAATCTTCCCAGATTGATCTTTTGATACTGAATAGTCTTCTTTTTTGCACTTACCAGAATGTAGTATGAGAGGTCGAAGAAAACTTCTCTCCCTCACACCATTCTCAGCACATCTATCCAAATCTTCACTTACACCCTGCTTTTCACTCAAAAGCCCATTCCTGTCACATAATATATCCCCAACTTTGCTTCTCATACCAATCAAAGCTGCCACAGGCGTAGCCAACACGTTTTCCTTCGACAAAGAGAAAAGAACACCAGCACCTTTGTCAGCAGGATTCTCATTCTTCTCATTGTCTGTATTATCGCGCTGGTCCTCATCCCAACAGGGGAACTCCCggtattgaaaactaaatttcttTGGAACATATCCAGTGCAATTCCACAACTGTGGAGTAAATAACGACGACAA
This genomic window from Benincasa hispida cultivar B227 chromosome 4, ASM972705v1, whole genome shotgun sequence contains:
- the LOC120075270 gene encoding uncharacterized protein LOC120075270 — translated: MKGQSSRLQSMDPPDDWVNGSWTVDCICGVNFDDGEEMVNCDECGVWVHTRCSRYVKGDDIFVCDKCKGKNERNDCEETEVAQLLVELPTKTMSMESTYVCNGPSQRPFRLWTDIPIEERVHVHGVPGGDPALFSGLSSLFTPQLWNCTGYVPKKFSFQYREFPCWDEDQRDNTDNEKNENPADKGAGVLFSLSKENVLATPVAALIGMRSKVGDILCDRNGLLSEKQGVSEDLDRCAENGVRERSFLRPLILHSGKCKKEDYSVSKDQSGKIKSTPSDKVTNMKKRIDHAKIVFTSMNGEKQSAGRDLKHFRGDGENPRNKSSRDLAVRESSSDAYDVANKNVDKPKYSFELSSDTVSSEIFKNNSVSTVAPKEDNGMQVDSTVEKSIKIEGDTPPLYAKNDVGNVVMKQGGTALDYSDGGVEGFSKSIVKPSVESLPSTALEIKDDQIRRDVNCGNSIDSLKSDVKLKIDKQHDVSGEALSIQASSNADAVELQQCNDCMHESFKVNTGGAVCGSQLDGHKAEEFNRSSEAASSYCLEKADELCSNRCEFKQEMDWPEGSTTVHITSLKSQNGSEVGVEKPSKSGGMVLNQHVLPSQHKTTLCVGISSPASSSVIISKPSISNDLTPADPENLEGTAAKHEAVSGSCGSSRKECSSNDVDREEDRDKMPRRRVKEQSSAAPNSLYSVRDLQDPISKRTTLHLKDSVVLSTLKTSVVHNPSDSSGYSEPVESHLNHKGLTAQNKISGSCLPQRGDKPNQTNFHPPSKVNQRHATAMCPPATTNPSAILSDEELAFLLHQELNSSPRVPRVPRLRQPGSSPQLGSPNTTSMLIKRSSSSRGRDHASASRMKNKDALRDTFRSACEPDDDVKRADEVLSSPDQRRQETSNSAEASKREENGSQARLNALKKGLLSAYARNTTSSGPSSSMEANDHNNSSIRNSPRNTSDDDTGAVGEGPVHHTLPGLINEIMSKGRRMTYEELCNAVLPHWHNLRKHNGERYAYSSHSQAVLDCLRNRHEWARLVDRGPKTNSSRKRRKFDVEESEDSEYGKGRTVKATEGKGLESQKEEFPKRKRNTRKRRLALQGKGIKDIRKRRKMEMFTDDDDVGLLSDSSDGSMFSEDELQDVDECSERREASGSDE